Proteins co-encoded in one Melitaea cinxia chromosome 13, ilMelCinx1.1, whole genome shotgun sequence genomic window:
- the LOC123659117 gene encoding NADH dehydrogenase [ubiquinone] 1 alpha subcomplex subunit 7-like, with protein MSKKKFRDVSYVLQKLRKFLLGREHTLHGRFPPLVAPRTTPPAEIPRGPDTKYSENYYYKRNAFHSVQPPVIAPIAEGPPILNDPVKKIETKVIRPDAICFNFAPTPGPAWWWDGHCYYESVPDPPNPSSAPQENDPYCPNPDQKQ; from the exons atGTCTAAGAAAAAATTTAGAGATGTGTCTTATGTTTTGCAGAAACTAAGAAAATTTTTGCTAGGCAGAGAACATACTCTTCATGGTCGCTTTCCGCCTTTAGTAGCACCCCGCACTACACCACCAGCAGAAATACCGAGAGGACCGGATACGAAGTATTCtgaaaactattattataaaagaaatgccTTTCATTCTGTTCAACCACCAGTTATAGCGCCAATAGCTGAAGGCCCGCCAATTTTGAATGATCCGGTTAAGAAAATTGAAACTAAGGTTATTCGTCCTGATGCC ATTTGCTTCAACTTCGCTCCAACACCTGGTCCTGCGTGGTGGTGGGATGGTCACTGTTATTACGAAAGTGTCCCAGACCCACCTAATCCAAGTAGTGCTCCTCAAGAAAATGATCCCTACTGCCCAAATCCTGATCAAAAACAATGA